A genomic stretch from Campylobacter lari subsp. concheus includes:
- the thiH gene encoding 2-iminoacetate synthase ThiH, which yields MQKYPHMQNIESEILTKVLKEVENFDENNFSAFDVKQALVKDYLNIDDLKALLSSTAEDFIEDLAQKSSKITQKYFGNSISLFTPLYLSNFCNSKCTYCGFQKGNNIKRAKLNETEIHKEMQEIKKSGLEEILLLTGEGREYASVEYLAKACKIAKEYFKVVGIEVYPMNVDEYALLHEKGCEYVSVYQETYNQKTYSKIHIEGEKSVFEYRFHAQERALKARMRGVAFGALLGIDDFRKDAFATALHAYFLQQKYPHAEIALSIPRLRPIINNKKIHPKDVSETRLLQVLCAYRLFLPFASITISTRERAGFRDGVIKLGATKMSAGVSVGVGEHQGDKKGDDQFQISDMRSVDEVLAMLKNANLQAIMSDSIYVG from the coding sequence ATGCAAAAATATCCTCATATGCAAAATATCGAAAGTGAAATTTTAACTAAGGTTTTAAAAGAAGTTGAAAATTTTGATGAAAATAATTTTAGCGCTTTTGATGTAAAACAAGCTTTAGTTAAAGATTATCTTAACATAGATGATTTAAAAGCTTTGCTTTCAAGCACAGCAGAAGATTTTATAGAAGATTTGGCACAAAAATCAAGCAAGATTACTCAAAAATATTTTGGAAATTCCATTTCACTTTTTACACCTTTATATCTTTCTAATTTTTGCAATAGCAAATGTACCTATTGTGGATTTCAAAAAGGAAACAACATTAAAAGAGCTAAGCTAAATGAGACTGAAATTCACAAAGAAATGCAAGAGATTAAAAAAAGTGGCTTAGAAGAAATTTTACTCTTAACAGGTGAGGGCAGGGAGTATGCTAGCGTAGAATATCTTGCCAAAGCTTGTAAGATAGCAAAAGAGTATTTTAAAGTCGTTGGGATTGAAGTTTATCCTATGAATGTAGATGAGTATGCACTGCTTCATGAAAAGGGTTGTGAATATGTGAGTGTTTATCAAGAAACTTATAATCAAAAAACTTATTCTAAAATTCATATTGAAGGTGAAAAAAGTGTATTTGAGTACCGCTTTCATGCACAAGAGCGAGCGTTAAAAGCGCGTATGAGAGGGGTTGCTTTTGGAGCTTTACTTGGTATAGATGATTTTAGAAAAGATGCTTTTGCCACGGCTTTACATGCGTATTTTTTACAGCAAAAATACCCTCATGCTGAAATAGCTTTGTCTATCCCTAGACTAAGACCTATTATCAATAATAAAAAAATTCATCCAAAAGATGTAAGCGAAACAAGACTTTTGCAAGTTTTATGTGCTTATAGATTGTTTTTGCCTTTTGCAAGTATTACTATTTCTACACGTGAAAGAGCAGGATTTAGAGATGGGGTTATTAAACTTGGAGCTACTAAAATGAGCGCTGGAGTGAGTGTGGGTGTGGGTGAGCATCAAGGTGATAAAAAAGGTGATGATCAGTTTCAAATTAGTGATATGCGTAGTGTTGATGAGGTTTTAGCTATGCTAAAAAATGCAAATTTACAAGCTATAATGAGCGATAGTATTTATGTGGGATAA
- the thiF gene encoding thiamine biosynthesis protein ThiF: MMRIKFNGSMIDTHFKNTLDFFQNVSKNENDVWIVNGFATKESLELKENDELFCIEKNTLPPYEALDAMMRARHTPKLHDKLKKASVAVCGLGGLGSHIAINLARSGVGRLHLIDFDVVEPSNLNRQAYMVEDLGKFKAEALKDQIAKINPFIEVFAQVLKIEKENIAALFINDDIVCEAFDSAKYKALLAQNFHQHYPQKILICASGLAGYGDSNSIQTRKIAKNFYVCGDLKNEAKVGNGLMAPRVNICAGHQANLVLELLVSE, from the coding sequence TTGATGAGAATTAAATTTAATGGTAGTATGATAGACACACATTTTAAAAATACTTTGGATTTTTTTCAAAATGTGAGTAAAAATGAAAATGATGTATGGATAGTCAATGGTTTTGCGACAAAAGAAAGTTTGGAGCTAAAAGAAAATGATGAGCTTTTTTGTATAGAAAAAAATACTTTACCACCATATGAAGCTCTTGATGCGATGATGAGGGCAAGACACACTCCAAAGCTTCATGATAAACTTAAAAAGGCAAGTGTAGCAGTGTGTGGGCTTGGTGGGCTTGGTTCGCATATAGCTATAAATTTAGCAAGAAGTGGGGTTGGTAGGCTTCATTTGATTGATTTTGATGTGGTGGAACCAAGTAATCTTAACCGCCAAGCTTATATGGTAGAAGATTTAGGTAAATTTAAGGCCGAAGCTTTAAAAGATCAAATCGCTAAAATCAATCCTTTTATAGAAGTATTTGCACAAGTTTTAAAGATAGAAAAAGAAAATATAGCTGCGCTTTTTATAAATGATGATATAGTTTGTGAAGCCTTTGATAGTGCAAAATATAAAGCTCTTTTAGCACAAAATTTTCACCAACACTATCCTCAAAAAATATTAATTTGTGCTTCTGGTTTAGCAGGATATGGCGATAGTAATAGCATACAAACAAGAAAAATTGCAAAAAACTTTTATGTTTGTGGTGATTTAAAAAACGAGGCAAAAGTAGGCAATGGACTTATGGCACCGCGTGTAAATATTTGTGCAGGACATCAAGCAAATTTAGTTTTAGAACTTTTAGTGAGTGAGTAA
- a CDS encoding thiazole synthase → MEKLKIGKYEFNSRFILGSGKFSFELIKSAIEEAKVEIITLALRRVNDKGIENILDFIPKHIKLLPNTSGARNANEALRIARLARELGCGDMIKVEVISDSKYLLPDNYESIKAVELLANEGFTPLVYMYPDLYVARAMASVGAAAIMPLGAPIGSNKGLKTKEFIQILLNEISLPIIVDAGIGNSAQACEAMQMGVSAVMANTAIAQAKDVAKMAKAFALAIDAGHNAYLAGIANESVPSASSPLSGFLRD, encoded by the coding sequence ATGGAAAAATTAAAAATAGGAAAATATGAGTTTAATTCTAGGTTTATTCTAGGTTCTGGGAAATTTTCTTTTGAGCTTATAAAATCAGCCATTGAAGAAGCAAAAGTTGAGATTATCACCTTAGCTTTGCGTAGGGTGAATGATAAAGGTATAGAAAATATACTTGATTTTATTCCAAAACATATTAAGCTTTTGCCAAATACTTCAGGTGCAAGAAATGCTAATGAGGCATTGCGTATAGCAAGACTTGCAAGAGAGCTTGGTTGTGGAGATATGATTAAGGTTGAAGTAATTAGCGATAGTAAATATTTATTACCGGATAATTATGAAAGTATAAAAGCAGTGGAGCTTTTAGCAAATGAGGGTTTTACGCCTTTGGTTTATATGTATCCTGATTTATATGTAGCACGTGCTATGGCTAGTGTAGGAGCTGCTGCTATAATGCCTCTTGGGGCGCCTATAGGAAGCAATAAAGGCTTAAAAACTAAAGAATTTATACAAATTTTGCTTAATGAAATTAGCTTGCCTATTATAGTGGATGCGGGCATAGGAAATTCCGCGCAAGCTTGCGAAGCCATGCAGATGGGAGTAAGTGCAGTGATGGCAAATACTGCCATAGCTCAAGCCAAAGATGTAGCAAAAATGGCAAAGGCTTTTGCTTTGGCTATAGATGCAGGGCATAATGCGTATTTAGCAGGCATAGCAAATGAAAGCGTGCCAAGTGCAAGCTCGCCTTTGAGTGGTTTTTTAAGAGATTAA
- the thiS gene encoding sulfur carrier protein ThiS codes for MIINGQKLELKELKFMDYVKEKQLKIEFIALELNGEIIPRDKFENLILKENDKVEIVTFVGGG; via the coding sequence ATGATTATCAATGGGCAAAAGCTTGAGCTAAAAGAGCTTAAATTTATGGATTATGTTAAAGAAAAGCAATTAAAAATAGAATTTATTGCTTTAGAATTAAACGGAGAAATTATCCCAAGGGATAAATTTGAAAATTTGATTTTAAAAGAAAATGATAAAGTAGAGATTGTTACTTTTGTAGGTGGTGGTTGA